A window of the Cannabis sativa cultivar Pink pepper isolate KNU-18-1 chromosome X, ASM2916894v1, whole genome shotgun sequence genome harbors these coding sequences:
- the LOC115699393 gene encoding amino acid permease 3 — protein MGENVGTGKNQLQHRQVFDVSLDVPPQGGSKCFDDDGRLKRTGTVWTASAHIITAVIGSGVLSLAWATAQLGWVAGPTVMFLFSFVTYYTSTLLSDCYRSGDTVTGKRNYTYMDAVRSNLGGVQVKFCGIIQYLNLFGVAIGYTIASSISMMAIKRSNCFHESDGKDPCKMNSNPYMIAFGITQIIFSQIPDFDQLWWLSIVAAVMSFTYSTIGLGLGIAKVAENGKMSGTMTGISIGTVTQTQKIWRSFQALGDIAFAYSYSIILIEIQDTVRSPPAEAKTMKKASLVSVTVTTLFYMLCGCMGYAAFGDMSPGNLLTGFGFYNPYWLLDIANAAIVIHLVGAYQVYCQPLFAFVEKKAVEMYPDSKFITKEIIIPIPGCSPYRLNFFRVVWRTIFVIITTVISMLLPFFNDIVGLLGALGFWPLTVYYPVEMYIVQKKIPKWSTRWLCLQTLSVACLIITVAAAAGSIAGVALDLKSYKPFSTSY, from the exons ATGGGTGAAAACGTTGGTACTGGAAAGAACCAGCTTCAACATCGCCAAGTGTTTGATGTTTCACTCGATGTTCCCCCACAAGGTGGCTCCAAATGTTTTGACGATGATGGGCGTCTCAAGAGAACAg GAACTGTTTGGACTGCAAGTGCTCACATAATAACAGCTGTGATTGGGTCTGGGGTTCTATCCTTAGCTTGGGCCACTGCTCAGCTCGGATGGGTTGCTGGTCCTACTGTTATGTTCTTGTTCTCCTTTGTAACTTACTACACTTCAACCCTTCTCTCTGATTGCTATCGTTCCGGTGACACTGTTACTGGAAAGAGAAACTACACTTACATGGATGCAGTTCGATCAAATCTtg GTGGAGTTCAGGTCAAGTTTTGTGGGATAATTCAGTACTTGAATCTTTTTGGAGTAGCCATTGGCTATACTATAGCCTCATCTATAAGCATGAT GGCAATAAAAAGGTCTAATTGCTTCCACGAGAGTGATGGgaaagatccttgtaaaatgaACAGTAATCCTTACATGATCGCTTTTGGGATAACCCAAATCATCTTTTCCCAAATCCCAGACTTTGATCAGCTTTGGTGGCTATCTATTGTTGCTGCGGTTATGTCCTTCACCTATTCGACGATTGGTCTAGGCCTTGGAATAGCTAAAGTTGCAG AAAATGGAAAAATGAGTGGAACTATGACAGGAATAAGCATTGGAACTGTGACTCAAACTCAGAAAATTTGGAGGAGCTTCCAAGCACTTGGTGACATTGCTTTTGCCTACTCTTACTCAATCATCCTCATTGAAATTCAG GACACAGTAAGATCCCCACCAGCAGAAGCCAAGACAATGAAGAAAGCTAGTTTGGTTAGTGTAACAGTGACTACTCTTTTCTACATGCTCTGTGGTTGTATGGGCTATGCTGCTTTCGGCGACATGTCCCCTGGGAACCTTCTCACTGGTTTTGGGTTCTACAACCCTTACTGGCTCCTTGACATAGCTAATGCAGCCATTGTAATCCACCTTGTTGGCGCATACCAAGTCTACTGCCAACCCCTTTTCGCCTTTGTTGAAAAGAAGGCTGTAGAAATGTACCCTGACAGCAAATTCATCACCAAAGAAATCATAATCCCCATTCCTGGTTGCAGTCCTTATAGGCTGAATTTCTTTAGAGTAGTTTGGAGGACTATTTTTGTGATCATAACAACTGTCATCTCCATGCTTTTACCCTTCTTTAACGACATAGTTGGGCTTCTTGGGGCTCTGGGATTCTGGCCTTTGACAGTTTACTACCCTGTGGAGATGTACATAGTTCAAAAGAAGATACCAAAGTGGAGCACCAGATGGCTTTGCCTCCAAACCTTAAGTGTGGCTTGTCTTATCATAACCGTAGCTGCTGCTGCTGGCTCCATAGCTGGTGTGGCTCTTGATCTCAAATCCTATAAGCCCTTTAGCACCAGCTACTGA